A single Suricata suricatta isolate VVHF042 chromosome 2, meerkat_22Aug2017_6uvM2_HiC, whole genome shotgun sequence DNA region contains:
- the CPA1 gene encoding carboxypeptidase A1 codes for MFPTGASMRGLLIWSVLLGAVLGKETFVGHQVLRISADDEAQVQKVKELEDLEHLQLDFWRGPAQPGSPIDVRVPFPSIQAVKAFLETHGLEYTIMIEDVQSLLDAEQEQMFAFQARTRSTDTFNYATYHTLEEIHGFMDMLVAEHPQLVSKLQIGNTYEGRPIYVLKFSTGGNNRPAIWIDTGIHSREWVTQASGIWFAKKITQDYGQDLTLTAVLDSMDIFLEIVTNPDGFAFTHTKNRMWRKTRSLTPGSSCVGVDPNRNWDAGFGMAGASNNPCTETYHGKFANSEVEVKSIVDFVKSHGNIKAFISIHSYSQLLLYPYGYKADPAPDQDELDQLAKSAVTALASLYGTKFKYGSIIKTIYQASGSTIDWTYSQGIKYSFTFELRDTGRYGFLLPASQIIPTAQETWLALRTIMEHTLNHPY; via the exons ATGTTCCCAACGGGCGCCAGCATGAGGGGGCTGCTGATTTGGAGTGTGCTGCTAGGGGCTGTCCTTGGCAAAGAGACCTTTGTGGG gcaCCAGGTGCTCCGAATCTCTGCAGACGATGAAGCCCAAGTACAGAAGGTGAAGGAGCTCGAGGATCTGGAGCACCTGCAG CTGGACTTCTGGCGGGGCCCTGCCCAGCCTGGCTCTCCCATCGACGTCCGAGTGCCCTTTCCCAGCATCCAGGCTGTCAAAGCCTTCCTGGAGACCCACGGCCTCGAGTACACGATCATGATTGAGGATGTGCAGTCATTGCTGGACGCAGAGCAGGAGCAGATGTTCGCCTTCCAGGCCCGGACCCGCTCCACCGACACCTTTAACTATGCCACCTACCAcaccctggaggag aTCCATGGCTTCATGGATATGCTGGTGGCCGAGCACCCACAGCTTGTCAGCAAGCTCCAGATCGGCAACACCTACGAAGGTCGTCCCATCTATGTGTTGAAG TTCAGCACCGGGGGAAACAACCGTCCGGCCATCTGGATCGACACGGGCATCCATTCCCGGGAGTGGGTTACCCAGGCCAGCGGCATCTGGTTTGCGAAAAAG ATCACACAAGACTACGGCCAGGACCTCACTCTCACTGCCGTTCTCGATTCCATGGACATCTTCCTGGAGATTGTCACTAACCCTGATGGTTTTGCCTTTACCCACACCAAG AATCGCATGTGGCGCAAGACCCGATCCCTCACGCCGGGGTCCTCCTGTGTTGGGGTGGACCCCAACCGGAACTGGGATGCTGGCTTTGGGA TGGCAGGAGCCAGCAACAACCCCTGCACGGAAACTTACCATGGCAAGTTTGCAAATTCCGAAGTGGAGGTCAAGTCCATCGTGGACTTTGTGAAGAGCCACGGGAACATCAAGGCCTTCATCTCCATCCACAGCTACTCCCAGCTCCTCCTGTATCCCTATGGCTACAAAGCAGATCCAGCCCCCGACCAGGATGAGCTG GATCAGCTGGCCAAGTCTGCTGTGACAGCCCTGGCCTCTCTGTATGGGACCAAGTTCAAGTATGGCAGCATCATCAAAACAATTT acCAAGCCAGTGGGAGCACCATTGACTGGACTTATAGCCAGGGCATCAAGTACTCCTTCACCTTCGAGCTCCGGGACACCGGGCGCTATGGCTTCCTGCTGCCGGCCTCCCAGATCATCCCCACGGCCCAGGAGACGTGGCTGGCGCTTCGGACCATCATGGAGCACACCCTGAACCACCCCTACTGA
- the CPA5 gene encoding carboxypeptidase A5: protein MQGTPGGGTGPGLSPVDRWMLLVFSFTLAAALGQMNFTGDQVLRVLAKNEKQLSLLRDLEGLKPQKVDFWRGPARPSLPVDMRVPFSELKDIKAYLESHGLAYSIMIKDIQVLLDEERETMAKSRRLERSISSFSYSSYHTLEEIYSWIDNFVAEHSDIVSKIRIGHSFENRSLVVLKFSTGGSQRRAIWIDTGIHSREWITHATGIWTAKKIVTEYGKDHTLTNILNAMDVFMEIVTNPDGFAFTHSMNRLWRKNKSTRPGISCIGVDLNRNWKSGFGGNGSNNNPCSETYRGPSPQSEPEVAAVVDFITSHGDIKALISIHSYSQMLMYPYGHSLEPVPNQEELYDLAKDAVQALYAVHGIKYIYGSISTTLYVASGITVDWAYDNGIKYSFTFELRDTGRYGFLLPASQIIPTAQETWLALRTIMEHTLNHPY from the exons ATGCAGGGGACCCCTGGAGGAGGCACGGGCCCTGGGCTGTCCCCCGTGGACAGGTGGATGCTCCTGGTCTTCAGCTTTACTCTGGCAGCAGCTTTGGGCCAAATGAATTTCACGGG AGACCAGGTTCTTCGAGTCCTGGCTAAAAATGAGAAGCAACTTTCACTGCTCAGGGATCTGGAGGGCCTGAAGCCCCAGAAG GTGGACTTCTGGCGTGGCCCAGCCAGGCCCAGCCTCCCTGTGGATATGAGAGTTCCTTTCTCTGAACTGAAAGACATCAAAGCTTACCTGGAGTCTCACGGCCTTGCTTACAGCATCATGATAAAGGACATTCAG GTGCTGCtggatgaggagagagaaaccaTGGCCAAATCCCGCCGGTTGGAGCGCAGCATTAGTAGCTTCAGTTATTCCTCTTACCACACCCTGGAGGAG ATATATAGCTGGATCGACAACTTTGTAGCTGAGCACTCAGATATTGTCTCAAAAATCCGGATTGGCCACAGCTTTGAAAATCGGTCCCTTGTTGTCCTGAAG TTTAGCACTGGAGGATCTCAGCGCCGGGCCATCTGGATCGACACTGGAATCCATTCCCGGGAGTGGATCACCCATGCCACTGGCATCTGGACCGCCAAGAAG ATTGTCACCGAATATGGCAAAGACCATACCCTGACAAACATACTGAATGCCATGGACGTCTTCATGGAGATTGTCACCAACCCTGATGGGTTTGCATTTACCCACAGCATG AACCGCCTGTGGCGGAAGAACAAGTCCACCAGACCTGGAATCTCCTGCATCGGTGTGGATCTTAACAGGAACTGGAAGTCAGGTTTTGGAG gaaatgGCTCTAATAACAACCCCTGCTCAGAGACTTATCGCGGGCCCTCCCCTCAGTCGGAGCCAGAGGTGGCTGCCGTCGTGGACTTCATCACATCCCACGGGGACATCAAGGCTCTGATCTCCATTCACAGCTACTCTCAGATGCTCATGTACCCTTACGGCCACTCACTGGAGCCTGTTCCAAATCAGGAGGAGTTG TACGACCTGGCCAAGGATGCAGTGCAGGCCCTGTATGCGGTCCACGGCATCAAGTATATTTATGGCAGCATCAGCACCACCCTCT ATGTGGCCAGCGGGATCACCGTCGACTGGGCCTATGACAACGGCATCAAGTACTCCTTTACCTTCGAGCTCCGGGACACCGGGCGCTATGGCTTCCTGCTGCCGGCCTCCCAGATCATCCCCACGGCCCAGGAGACGTGGCTGGCACTTCGGACCATCATGGAGCACACCCTGAACCACCCCTACTAG